GGAAGCTTTTGATAGCAGTGGgcctttgttttgttttcatgACTGTTGAAGTAATTGGAGGGATCAAAGCCAACAGTCTTGCAATATTAACTGATGCGGCACATTTGCTTTCGGATGTTGCAGCCTTTGCCATCTCCTTATTTTCGTTATGGGCTGCTGGATGGGAAGCTACCCCCCGCCAATCGTATGGATTTTTTAGAATAGAGATTCTTGGGGCTTTGGTTTCCATCCAAATGATATGGTTGCTTGCTGGAATTCTGGTATACGAAGCAATCGACAGAATGGTAGCTGGTCCTCGCGAAGTGGATGGTTTTCTAATGTTTTTAGTTTCTGCATTTGGTCTAGTGGTTAACATCATCATGGCTGTGCTATTGGGCCACGATCATGGACATGGACATGGGCATGGGCATGGGCATGGGCATGGCCACGGGCATGAACACGGGCACGGGCATGAACACGGACATGAGCATGGCCATGATGATCATGGCCATGGCCATGGATTCACCTTGTCTACACATGATCATCAtccccatcatcatcatcatacaaGTGACGTGCACCATCATGCTCATGATGATCACACACAACATGGTGATGAAAACCCTCCAAAAGAGGGACATCATGGGCATAATCATGCTCACCAGGATGTTACTAAACCACTTCTTGGTGAACCTGAactggagaagaagaagcgatTTAACATAAATGTACAGGGTGCTTATCTCCATGTCCTCGGGGACTCTATCCAAAGTGTTGGTGTAATGATCGGTGGAGCAATCATATGGTATAAGCCTGAGTGGCAGATAGTTGATTTGATCTGTACTCTAATCTTTTCGGTAATTGTTCTGGGGACGACTATCAATATGCTTCGAAACATATTGGAGGTTCTGATGGAGAGCACACCGCGAGAGATCGATGCTACTAAGCTGGAAAGTGGGCTGCTGG
This sequence is a window from Arachis duranensis cultivar V14167 chromosome 2, aradu.V14167.gnm2.J7QH, whole genome shotgun sequence. Protein-coding genes within it:
- the LOC107473070 gene encoding metal tolerance protein 1, whose amino-acid sequence is MEAHSYKDAQVIEISGDHDETRNPGGSKICSEAPCGFADAGSISKDSEERSTSMRKLLIAVGLCFVFMTVEVIGGIKANSLAILTDAAHLLSDVAAFAISLFSLWAAGWEATPRQSYGFFRIEILGALVSIQMIWLLAGILVYEAIDRMVAGPREVDGFLMFLVSAFGLVVNIIMAVLLGHDHGHGHGHGHGHGHGHGHEHGHGHEHGHEHGHDDHGHGHGFTLSTHDHHPHHHHHTSDVHHHAHDDHTQHGDENPPKEGHHGHNHAHQDVTKPLLGEPELEKKKRFNINVQGAYLHVLGDSIQSVGVMIGGAIIWYKPEWQIVDLICTLIFSVIVLGTTINMLRNILEVLMESTPREIDATKLESGLLEMEEVVAVHELHIWAITVGKILLACHVKIRPDADADMVLDKVIDYIKRVHNISHVTIQIER